One Saprospiraceae bacterium genomic region harbors:
- a CDS encoding alpha/beta fold hydrolase, translating into MRDLILLHGALGDQKQLEKLASELRSQFTINLLEFKGHGQTSGSVHSLGIPEMAEELDRYIKEYQLKDVQVFGYSMGGYVALYHNLIYPGRIQKIACLATKFAWDPETAVKETSVLSPAVVIEKFPGFAALLEKRHGTYWKHVLENTASMMIALGNNPLLNEISLSQLDAKCLLLLGDKDHMVSLEETLATAGIIPNAQFKLLENTIHPIEKVDTKKIADLLSGFFS; encoded by the coding sequence ATGAGAGACCTTATCTTGTTGCATGGGGCATTGGGTGACCAAAAACAATTGGAAAAATTAGCGTCCGAACTTAGGTCTCAATTTACTATCAATTTGTTGGAATTTAAAGGCCACGGTCAAACATCGGGATCAGTTCATTCCCTTGGCATTCCGGAAATGGCTGAAGAGCTCGATCGTTATATAAAAGAATATCAGCTGAAAGATGTTCAGGTATTTGGCTACAGCATGGGGGGCTATGTTGCCTTATATCACAATCTCATTTATCCCGGTAGAATTCAAAAAATAGCTTGTCTCGCAACAAAATTTGCCTGGGATCCGGAAACAGCAGTTAAGGAAACTTCTGTACTTTCGCCTGCAGTTGTTATTGAAAAATTTCCCGGATTTGCCGCCTTACTTGAAAAAAGACATGGCACTTATTGGAAGCATGTTCTTGAAAATACAGCATCCATGATGATCGCACTCGGAAATAATCCCTTACTGAATGAAATTTCGCTGTCACAATTGGATGCAAAGTGTTTGTTGTTGCTTGGAGATAAAGATCATATGGTAAGCCTGGAAGAAACCCTTGCAACGGCAGGGATTATCCCCAATGCTCAATTTAAACTGCTTGAAAATACGATACATCCAATTGAAAAAGTAGATACCAAAAAAATTGCGGACCTGTTGTCCGGTTTTTTCAGCTAA
- a CDS encoding right-handed parallel beta-helix repeat-containing protein, which translates to MKFFIAFCMFLHLFSTALSQRILNVGPGRTYANPAAAAAVALPGDTILLHPATYTGPYFISNLKGHRNAWITIKGTTKEQVIFSGGSESMHFSDAEFLHIENLTVRAQTGNGMNIDDAGSMESPTKHVVIENCIFRDMAASGNNDLLKLSGLDSFIIRNCHFENGATGGSGIDMVGCHAGTIYNNRFIQLGSNSIQAKGGSSEIEILANHFTNGGQRTLNLGGSTGAAFFRPFGINYEARNITAAANIIEGSVTPVAFVGSRNIRFINNTIIRPERWILRILQESADTSFYLSSANNHFINNIVVVNNSLSTDVNIGPNTSPSTFKFSNNLWYHLDNANWRGPQLPVMETQGIIQMNPQFMSLANGDYRLLSISPAIGKGKPEPSVKTDRTGKLYLNPPSIGAYEGGVTTFTEQNQPDKLIIYPNPFKDALNIEHDFTQGKIHIYDLRGNLHFKTDLEPNDQIIDLDKLSDGLYILQLESRAGFFFRKICKY; encoded by the coding sequence ATGAAATTTTTCATTGCTTTTTGCATGTTTCTGCATTTATTTTCAACTGCCCTTTCGCAGCGGATTCTGAATGTAGGGCCCGGCAGAACTTATGCAAATCCAGCTGCAGCAGCTGCAGTGGCCTTACCCGGTGATACCATACTTTTGCATCCTGCTACGTACACAGGCCCTTATTTTATCAGCAATCTGAAAGGCCACAGGAATGCCTGGATCACCATCAAAGGAACCACAAAAGAACAGGTAATTTTTAGCGGGGGAAGCGAATCCATGCATTTTAGTGACGCAGAATTTTTACACATAGAAAATCTGACGGTGCGCGCTCAAACCGGAAACGGTATGAACATCGATGATGCAGGAAGTATGGAAAGTCCCACCAAACATGTCGTGATTGAAAATTGCATCTTCAGGGATATGGCTGCAAGCGGTAATAACGATTTGCTGAAACTGTCAGGACTGGATTCCTTCATCATCAGGAATTGCCATTTTGAAAACGGAGCCACAGGTGGCAGTGGGATCGATATGGTTGGATGCCATGCCGGAACCATTTACAACAACCGATTTATACAACTGGGAAGTAATAGCATCCAGGCAAAAGGCGGTTCCAGCGAAATCGAAATCCTGGCCAATCATTTTACCAACGGTGGTCAACGAACCTTAAACCTGGGAGGAAGTACAGGAGCAGCTTTTTTTAGACCGTTTGGCATCAATTACGAAGCAAGAAACATCACAGCTGCTGCAAACATCATTGAAGGATCCGTAACCCCGGTTGCTTTTGTAGGAAGTCGAAACATCCGGTTTATCAACAACACCATCATCCGGCCGGAAAGATGGATTTTGCGAATTCTTCAGGAGAGCGCAGATACCAGTTTTTATTTAAGCAGTGCCAACAATCATTTCATCAACAACATTGTTGTGGTAAATAATTCTCTTTCTACGGATGTGAATATCGGTCCCAATACCAGCCCATCCACTTTTAAATTTTCAAACAACCTCTGGTATCATCTTGATAATGCAAATTGGCGGGGACCCCAATTGCCGGTAATGGAAACACAGGGGATTATTCAGATGAATCCTCAGTTCATGAGTCTGGCAAATGGCGATTACCGTTTGTTGTCAATTTCACCTGCAATAGGAAAAGGAAAACCAGAGCCTTCAGTAAAAACCGATCGAACAGGCAAGCTCTATCTAAATCCGCCTTCCATAGGAGCCTATGAAGGTGGGGTAACTACGTTCACTGAACAGAACCAACCTGATAAATTGATTATTTATCCCAATCCGTTTAAAGATGCTTTAAATATTGAACATGATTTCACTCAAGGAAAAATACATATCTATGATCTTCGTGGAAATTTACATTTTAAAACGGATTTAGAACCCAATGATCAAATTATAGACCTTGATAAATTGAGTGATGGATTGTATATTCTTCAGCTAGAATCCAGAGCAGGCTTCTTTTTCAGGAAGATCTGTAAATATTGA
- a CDS encoding CHAP domain-containing protein: MAKIIFTCVFILLFHCCFGQSVQSPCISCIYLDELGVVEQGGANKGARVEEYLKAAGGKAGQPWCAAFVKWVFDQAGIQTPINVYSPTAQNKKNLVWSKKQSLKTPKSGDVFCLYYPKLKRIGHTGFFHRQVNKSIYESVEGNSNDNGSREGIGVFKLKKRSLNATYSISRWTGD, from the coding sequence ATGGCAAAAATTATTTTTACTTGTGTTTTTATATTGCTTTTTCATTGCTGCTTTGGTCAGTCTGTACAAAGCCCATGTATAAGTTGCATCTATCTCGATGAACTTGGAGTCGTTGAGCAGGGAGGGGCCAACAAAGGAGCCAGAGTCGAAGAGTATTTGAAAGCAGCCGGCGGAAAAGCAGGTCAGCCCTGGTGTGCAGCGTTTGTGAAGTGGGTATTTGATCAGGCTGGAATCCAGACTCCAATCAATGTATACAGTCCGACAGCTCAAAACAAAAAGAACCTGGTTTGGTCCAAAAAACAATCTTTAAAAACTCCAAAAAGCGGAGATGTATTTTGCTTGTATTATCCCAAACTCAAACGCATCGGGCATACCGGATTTTTTCATCGCCAGGTGAACAAAAGCATATATGAATCGGTAGAAGGAAATTCGAACGACAATGGTAGCCGGGAAGGGATCGGAGTATTTAAACTCAAAAAGAGAAGTCTGAATGCAACGTATTCGATCAGCCGGTGGACGGGGGATTGA
- a CDS encoding NAD-dependent epimerase/dehydratase family protein — protein sequence MEIANSKILVIGGGGFIGSFVVEELLKHPVAEVVVYDNFTRGKREYLDKALTDSRCSLFPFGGDIRDVDILDTAVQGKDYVICLAAMWLLHCKDYPRTAFEVNIAGTFNVLEACVKHKVKKLIWSSSASVYGDAVEIPMTENHPFNNKNFYGATKIAGEAMCTAFNDRYGLAVIGLRYMNVYGPHQDQTAAYTGVIPIMLNKIDANESPVINGDGSQAYDFIYVEDVARANVCALISDTQSGFYNVGTEVQTSIRELCDLILELKNSDLTVQYKPYSADDARALVQNRIGSRQKAEAELGFKYNYSLREGLMKLIDWREASKIS from the coding sequence ATGGAAATAGCGAACAGTAAAATTCTGGTCATCGGTGGCGGAGGATTTATCGGCAGTTTTGTCGTTGAAGAATTACTAAAACACCCGGTTGCCGAAGTAGTGGTGTATGACAATTTTACACGGGGAAAACGGGAATACCTCGATAAAGCACTGACCGACAGTCGTTGTTCTTTATTTCCTTTTGGAGGCGACATCCGGGATGTGGACATCCTCGATACCGCTGTTCAGGGCAAAGATTACGTCATTTGTCTTGCGGCCATGTGGCTGCTGCATTGTAAGGATTACCCCAGAACGGCCTTTGAAGTCAATATAGCAGGAACCTTCAATGTGCTGGAAGCCTGTGTAAAACATAAAGTCAAAAAGCTGATCTGGTCTTCGTCTGCTTCAGTATATGGCGATGCTGTTGAAATCCCGATGACCGAAAATCATCCATTCAACAATAAAAATTTTTACGGGGCTACAAAAATTGCAGGTGAAGCCATGTGTACGGCTTTCAACGACCGTTACGGATTAGCCGTCATCGGACTCCGCTATATGAATGTTTACGGTCCACACCAGGACCAGACTGCTGCTTATACGGGAGTGATTCCCATCATGTTGAACAAGATCGATGCCAACGAATCCCCGGTAATCAATGGAGACGGATCACAGGCTTACGATTTTATTTATGTGGAAGACGTGGCGCGTGCTAACGTCTGTGCACTAATATCCGATACTCAATCCGGATTTTACAACGTGGGTACCGAAGTCCAAACTTCCATCCGGGAATTATGCGATTTGATTCTCGAACTCAAAAACTCAGATCTGACGGTTCAATACAAACCTTATTCAGCAGACGATGCACGGGCCCTGGTGCAGAACCGGATCGGCTCGAGACAAAAAGCAGAAGCAGAGCTTGGATTTAAATATAACTACTCGTTGAGAGAAGGCCTGATGAAGTTAATTGACTGGAGAGAGGCTTCAAAAATATCGTGA
- a CDS encoding DegT/DnrJ/EryC1/StrS family aminotransferase has protein sequence MGQEEWEACKGPIFSGWMTQGPQVAAFEKRFAEIHQVKNAIAVSNCTTALHLALLAVGIKQGDEVLVPAFTWVSTANAAMYCGAKPVFVDIDLHTFNVDPLKIHEKRNSKTKAIIPVHLFGLCADMDAVKAVSEGLSIIEDGACAAGAHYKNKPAGGLGDVGCFSFHPRKSVTTGEGGMLTTDDDNIAETLNRLRNHGASISEEQRHKGPKPYILPEFEMVGYNYRMTDLQGAVGNVQLEKLDGFIQYRNQWAAYYEEAFKNISWIRTPKTPDGYRHGWQSYVLFIDEEKAPVRRNELMEFLQNKGIATRPGTHAVHMLQFYRNTFGIQAEDFPNARKADQQSMSIPLHNLMEPEDFHYIADCIQSVK, from the coding sequence ATGGGCCAGGAAGAATGGGAAGCCTGTAAAGGACCCATATTCTCGGGATGGATGACGCAGGGCCCACAAGTAGCGGCATTTGAAAAACGATTTGCTGAAATCCATCAGGTGAAAAATGCAATTGCCGTTTCCAATTGTACAACAGCCTTGCATCTGGCATTGCTTGCCGTGGGAATTAAACAGGGAGATGAGGTCCTCGTTCCGGCTTTTACCTGGGTTTCTACAGCCAATGCAGCCATGTATTGTGGTGCCAAACCCGTGTTTGTCGATATCGATCTTCACACTTTTAATGTAGACCCCTTAAAAATTCACGAAAAAAGGAATTCAAAAACAAAAGCAATTATACCGGTACATCTGTTTGGTCTTTGTGCCGATATGGATGCTGTAAAAGCCGTTAGTGAAGGATTGTCGATCATCGAAGATGGAGCTTGTGCTGCCGGAGCTCATTACAAGAACAAACCCGCCGGAGGATTGGGCGATGTGGGTTGCTTTTCGTTTCATCCCCGCAAATCGGTGACCACAGGAGAAGGAGGCATGCTGACTACAGATGACGACAACATCGCAGAAACCCTCAACAGACTTCGAAATCACGGTGCTTCCATTTCAGAAGAGCAAAGGCACAAAGGACCTAAACCCTACATTCTTCCCGAATTCGAAATGGTGGGTTACAACTACCGGATGACGGATCTGCAAGGTGCTGTCGGGAATGTACAACTCGAAAAACTGGATGGATTCATTCAGTACAGAAATCAGTGGGCCGCCTATTATGAAGAAGCCTTTAAAAATATTTCCTGGATCAGAACTCCGAAAACACCCGATGGATACAGACACGGATGGCAATCCTATGTCTTGTTTATCGATGAAGAAAAGGCGCCTGTACGCCGCAACGAATTGATGGAATTTCTACAAAACAAGGGAATTGCCACACGACCAGGAACGCATGCCGTGCACATGCTTCAGTTTTATAGGAACACATTTGGAATTCAAGCTGAGGACTTTCCTAACGCCCGTAAGGCTGACCAACAATCAATGTCCATACCACTCCATAATTTGATGGAACCAGAAGATTTTCATTACATCGCAGATTGTATTCAATCAGTAAAATAA
- the asnB gene encoding asparagine synthase (glutamine-hydrolyzing), with protein sequence MCGLTGIFHLDGQRVSETALNQMTDALAHRGPDGRGTYIHENIGLGHRRLSILDVSHLGAQPMLSADQDWVLVFNGCVYNFKSLRQELISLGYRFKSNSDTEVIVEGLSRFGPDYFQLFDGMFAIAALHKKSKTLYLSRDRFGVKPLYYFFGNQTLLFGSEIKAILQHPSYQINLNIPALNEYFTFQNLFRYHTLFEGIYMLPAANTLAINQSTKQLQHQAWWDYNFTATDESMDFEEAKLETERLLQNAVTRQMVSDVPIGSYLSGGMDSGAITALASKQVPRITTFTCGFDMSSVTGVEANYDERRDAELMANHFKTEHYEQVINAGDLSWSLPRVVWHLEDLRVGMSYPNYYISRLASKFVKVCLQGTGGDELYGGYPWRYYRVFQSIDKQDYFDQYYGFWQRLVPEEQKNQLFNESLIPNIDQDGPRTAFERVFLFNDRLRYDTPEQHIQNSLYFEIKTFLTGLLVVGDKLSMANGLEERFPFLDNALVDFAQKIPVRHKLADLEKLKKMDEDVFGNKKQLYKEFKDGKNVLRKALEDFIPEKIINRPKQGFSAPDESWYRGENAHYIRELLLNKKTVSTDYINKDYIARILDEHFHHRINHRLLIWSLMNFEWWCRIFLHGEKI encoded by the coding sequence ATGTGCGGACTCACCGGCATCTTTCATTTAGACGGTCAACGCGTTTCAGAAACTGCGTTGAACCAGATGACCGACGCGCTCGCACACAGGGGTCCGGATGGTAGAGGAACATATATCCACGAAAACATCGGACTGGGCCACAGACGGCTTTCCATACTCGATGTAAGTCATCTTGGAGCTCAACCCATGTTGTCTGCTGATCAAGACTGGGTTTTGGTGTTTAATGGCTGTGTTTACAATTTTAAATCGCTCAGACAAGAACTGATCTCTCTGGGATACCGGTTTAAATCGAATTCGGATACAGAAGTTATTGTCGAAGGCCTCAGCCGCTTTGGCCCGGATTATTTTCAACTCTTCGACGGCATGTTTGCGATCGCCGCACTCCATAAAAAATCAAAAACACTTTATTTATCCAGAGACCGGTTCGGTGTAAAACCCCTGTATTACTTTTTTGGCAATCAAACTTTATTGTTTGGATCTGAAATCAAAGCCATACTTCAGCATCCCTCATACCAGATTAATCTAAATATTCCGGCGCTCAACGAATATTTTACTTTTCAAAATTTATTCAGATATCACACCTTGTTTGAAGGGATCTACATGCTTCCGGCAGCAAATACTCTGGCTATAAATCAAAGCACAAAACAGTTGCAGCACCAGGCCTGGTGGGATTACAATTTTACAGCTACGGACGAATCTATGGATTTTGAAGAAGCCAAATTGGAAACCGAGCGCTTACTTCAAAATGCAGTTACGAGACAAATGGTGTCCGATGTTCCCATCGGAAGTTATTTGTCCGGAGGAATGGATTCCGGGGCCATTACAGCTTTGGCCAGTAAACAAGTACCCAGGATTACCACGTTTACCTGTGGATTTGACATGAGCAGTGTTACGGGTGTGGAAGCCAATTACGACGAGCGACGCGATGCTGAACTCATGGCCAATCATTTTAAAACAGAGCATTACGAGCAGGTGATCAACGCAGGAGATCTTTCCTGGTCCTTGCCGCGCGTGGTCTGGCATCTCGAAGACCTGCGGGTAGGAATGAGTTATCCCAATTATTACATCAGCAGACTGGCTTCGAAATTTGTAAAAGTTTGCTTGCAGGGAACAGGAGGAGATGAATTGTACGGCGGATATCCGTGGAGATATTACCGCGTATTTCAATCTATCGACAAACAGGATTATTTTGATCAGTATTACGGATTTTGGCAGAGACTGGTCCCCGAAGAGCAAAAAAATCAACTATTCAACGAATCTTTAATTCCAAATATTGATCAGGATGGTCCTCGGACAGCTTTCGAAAGGGTTTTTCTCTTTAACGATCGCTTGCGGTACGATACTCCGGAACAACATATTCAGAACAGTCTTTATTTCGAAATCAAAACCTTTCTCACCGGGTTGTTGGTCGTTGGCGATAAACTGTCTATGGCTAATGGATTGGAGGAAAGATTTCCGTTTTTGGACAATGCCCTGGTGGATTTTGCACAAAAAATTCCGGTCAGGCATAAACTTGCCGACCTGGAGAAATTGAAAAAAATGGACGAGGATGTTTTTGGAAATAAGAAACAGCTTTACAAAGAATTTAAGGATGGCAAGAATGTACTCAGGAAAGCACTCGAAGATTTTATACCTGAGAAAATCATAAATCGTCCAAAGCAGGGATTCAGTGCTCCCGATGAAAGCTGGTACCGGGGAGAAAATGCACACTACATCCGAGAATTGCTCTTGAATAAAAAAACGGTTTCAACCGATTATATCAACAAAGATTATATAGCCAGGATCCTGGATGAACATTTTCATCATCGGATCAATCACCGCTTATTGATCTGGAGTCTGATGAACTTTGAATGGTGGTGCAGAATTTTTCTGCATGGCGAAAAAATTTAA
- a CDS encoding acyltransferase translates to MILRIFGKILQKWIAQRQRAIRAKFHRTLPANELMVDRWEKARQLGFGEGTSIYDSALVFGDVQIGSQTWVGPFVILEGTGGLKIGNNCSISASVHIYTHDTVQWAISGGRSSYEYAPVEIGNNCYIGPHCVIAKGVTLGDGCVVGANSFVNSSFGPGIKLAGNPAKEI, encoded by the coding sequence ATGATCCTCAGAATTTTCGGAAAAATACTCCAGAAATGGATCGCTCAGCGTCAGCGTGCAATTCGAGCAAAATTTCATCGGACCTTACCGGCTAATGAACTCATGGTGGATCGGTGGGAAAAAGCCCGGCAATTGGGATTTGGGGAAGGCACCAGTATTTATGACAGTGCATTGGTTTTTGGAGATGTTCAGATTGGTTCTCAAACCTGGGTCGGTCCTTTTGTAATCCTTGAAGGCACAGGCGGATTAAAAATTGGCAACAATTGTTCGATTTCTGCTTCCGTACACATTTATACACACGACACCGTACAATGGGCTATAAGCGGTGGACGGTCAAGTTACGAATATGCTCCCGTCGAAATTGGGAACAACTGTTATATTGGTCCGCATTGCGTTATAGCGAAAGGTGTTACTTTAGGAGATGGCTGCGTGGTTGGAGCCAACAGCTTTGTAAACAGTTCATTTGGACCCGGGATTAAATTAGCAGGAAATCCGGCAAAAGAAATTTAA
- a CDS encoding class I SAM-dependent methyltransferase, translated as MTLHLQELFEMPIGIEGNLIETTKSGTAIQDNQLQTKDVFSEKWSSTHSLEEVEKLFETQREWFLKLYGFDSEENLQNYLQNKKLIIDTGCGLGYKAAWFAKLAPHATVIGIDISDAAQIAAESYQSIPNLFFLQADIAATGLRPHSCDVVVCDQVIMHTENPEYTFKHLSLCTAENGEFLCYFYRKKALPRELIDDYFRKGTHEISNEEMWKFSEQLTELGKRLSELNVRFECPDIPLIGIKGGEYDIQRFIYWNFLKCFWREDWGFDLSKITNYDWYAPSNARRFSKEEVMNLARENNMEARFFHEEEACYSACFRPVHGFI; from the coding sequence ATGACATTGCATTTACAGGAATTATTTGAAATGCCCATCGGGATCGAAGGCAACCTCATTGAAACTACGAAATCCGGAACCGCCATTCAGGACAACCAACTTCAGACCAAAGATGTATTTTCTGAAAAATGGAGCTCAACGCACAGTCTGGAAGAAGTAGAAAAATTGTTTGAAACTCAAAGGGAATGGTTTCTTAAGTTGTATGGATTTGACAGCGAAGAAAATCTCCAAAATTATTTACAAAACAAAAAACTAATTATCGATACGGGATGTGGTTTGGGTTATAAGGCAGCCTGGTTTGCAAAACTCGCACCTCATGCAACGGTCATCGGCATTGACATTTCAGATGCAGCTCAAATTGCAGCTGAAAGTTATCAATCTATTCCTAATCTCTTTTTCTTACAAGCCGACATTGCTGCGACTGGTCTTCGGCCTCATTCCTGCGATGTGGTCGTTTGCGATCAGGTCATCATGCATACAGAAAATCCCGAGTACACTTTTAAGCATTTATCCTTATGTACTGCTGAAAATGGTGAATTCCTCTGCTACTTCTACCGGAAAAAAGCATTACCACGCGAATTGATAGACGATTATTTCCGCAAAGGCACCCATGAAATATCTAATGAAGAGATGTGGAAATTTTCTGAGCAGCTGACCGAATTGGGAAAAAGGCTTTCTGAATTGAATGTCCGATTCGAATGCCCTGATATTCCGCTCATAGGAATCAAGGGTGGCGAATACGATATTCAAAGATTTATTTATTGGAACTTTTTGAAATGTTTTTGGAGAGAAGACTGGGGCTTTGATCTTTCAAAAATCACCAACTACGATTGGTATGCACCCAGCAATGCCAGGCGTTTCAGTAAGGAAGAAGTCATGAATCTTGCCCGGGAAAACAACATGGAAGCAAGATTTTTCCACGAAGAAGAAGCTTGTTATTCGGCATGTTTCAGGCCTGTACACGGATTCATCTAA